A window of the Nibribacter ruber genome harbors these coding sequences:
- a CDS encoding S8 family serine peptidase, with protein sequence MTDQSAATWISAAAQQQRQQQGLPARQLSDAPVHQAYLDSLRRSGAQITAVSKWLNAAAVEATSCQAELLRQKCFVQQVTPITGYFQAASRSKKKDEVLPVLDQINAQKFREKGLTGKGVKVGVIDVGFYEAPQQASLKRLFNQDHVRGYRDFVNPAAGKPYTYKESFLDNHGTQVLECLAGYNPKHNLQVGLATEADYYLARTDHGSRENRMEEEHFVRALEWLDSLGVRLVNSSLGYGTGFDKAEENYKPEQMDGSSFIARAAQMAVQEKGMCLVISAGNDGSKKNWQFLNTPADAAGVLTVGATDYSSWIKQGYSGIGPGFLPFVKPDLACFSAFGTSFTAPVVTGLAACLLQVNPHLSAQQLTQILKRSGHLYPHGNNYIGYGVPNAEKALQLARDSTIVFPAPTIMKASGNQFSFKRPKDWKVVGQGGIVLFRKKSATQVITQQRLSVRTTILLLKRMTGETHTTIQFGENVLEVVWE encoded by the coding sequence ATGACAGACCAGAGCGCCGCAACCTGGATAAGTGCCGCCGCCCAACAACAGCGCCAGCAGCAAGGCCTGCCTGCCCGCCAGTTGTCTGACGCCCCCGTACATCAAGCATATTTAGACAGCCTCCGGAGGTCTGGCGCCCAAATTACCGCTGTCTCTAAATGGCTGAACGCGGCCGCCGTTGAGGCCACCTCTTGCCAGGCAGAACTGCTCCGCCAGAAATGCTTTGTGCAACAGGTCACTCCTATTACCGGTTACTTTCAGGCTGCTTCTAGGTCAAAGAAGAAAGACGAAGTTTTGCCAGTGCTGGACCAAATCAATGCCCAAAAATTTAGAGAGAAGGGCCTCACTGGCAAAGGCGTGAAAGTGGGCGTGATAGACGTGGGTTTTTACGAAGCGCCCCAACAAGCCAGCCTGAAGAGACTGTTCAACCAAGACCATGTGCGCGGCTACCGCGATTTTGTAAACCCCGCCGCCGGCAAGCCTTACACCTACAAAGAATCCTTTCTGGACAACCACGGCACCCAGGTGCTGGAATGCCTGGCCGGCTATAATCCAAAACACAACCTGCAAGTGGGCCTGGCCACCGAGGCCGACTATTACCTGGCCCGCACCGACCACGGCAGCCGCGAAAACCGCATGGAGGAAGAGCATTTTGTGCGCGCCCTAGAATGGCTGGACAGCCTGGGCGTGCGCCTGGTGAATTCGTCTTTGGGCTACGGCACCGGCTTTGACAAGGCAGAAGAGAATTACAAGCCCGAGCAGATGGACGGCAGCAGTTTCATTGCCCGCGCCGCGCAGATGGCCGTGCAAGAGAAAGGCATGTGTCTGGTGATTTCGGCGGGCAACGACGGTAGCAAGAAGAACTGGCAGTTCTTGAACACCCCGGCAGATGCGGCAGGGGTCTTGACCGTGGGCGCGACGGATTACAGCTCCTGGATCAAACAAGGCTATAGCGGCATCGGGCCGGGTTTTCTGCCCTTTGTGAAACCAGACCTGGCCTGCTTCTCAGCCTTCGGGACGTCTTTTACTGCGCCTGTGGTCACGGGTTTGGCGGCTTGTCTTTTGCAGGTGAACCCCCATCTGTCTGCCCAACAGCTCACTCAAATCTTAAAACGAAGCGGGCATCTTTATCCCCACGGCAACAACTACATTGGATACGGCGTGCCCAACGCTGAAAAAGCCCTGCAATTAGCCAGAGACTCTACGATAGTTTTTCCAGCTCCTACCATTATGAAAGCCTCTGGCAACCAGTTCTCCTTTAAGCGGCCTAAAGATTGGAAGGTGGTTGGCCAAGGCGGCATTGTACTGTTTAGAAAGAAATCTGCCACGCAGGTCATCACCCAGCAACGATTGTCTGTCCGCACCACTATACTGCTACTCAAACGCATGACTGGTGAGACGCATACCACCATTCAGTTTGGGGAGAATGTGTTGGAAGTGGTGTGGGAATAA
- a CDS encoding glycosyltransferase family 4 protein yields MKIGFDAKRAFTNTSGLGNYSRFVVSGMMAFYPKDEYALFTPKQKDLFKGFFPKVAKTQIIQPDGLGKRVSSLWRTFGLRSALVKHGVQVYHGLSNELPYGLDTNHTKLVVTIHDLIFLRFPELYPTVDRYIYKKKFKAACDAAHQIVAISVQTAQDLQEFFGVPQEKIQVIYQDCDPVFHLISGKEAKNAVQQKYQLPSQFILCVGTLERRKNQLHLLKAWHAAGAQIPLAFIGRKTEYYQEMEAFISKHKLQDKVLFLPYIPFQELPIIYQLATLFVYPSVFEGFGIPIVEALNSGVPVITSTGSCFSEAGGASSKYVSPTDVEALSQAIQEVLGNTDLQKEMVQHGLEHAQTFRPEVTIPQLHGVYEQVLGC; encoded by the coding sequence ATGAAGATAGGATTTGACGCCAAGCGTGCCTTTACCAATACCTCGGGTTTGGGCAATTACAGCCGGTTTGTAGTTTCTGGCATGATGGCCTTCTACCCGAAGGATGAGTATGCCTTGTTCACGCCCAAGCAGAAGGACCTGTTCAAGGGCTTCTTCCCGAAGGTGGCTAAAACCCAGATCATCCAACCCGACGGCCTTGGGAAACGCGTCTCTTCTTTGTGGCGGACCTTCGGGTTGCGGTCGGCGCTGGTCAAGCACGGCGTGCAGGTGTACCACGGGCTCAGCAATGAACTGCCTTACGGTCTGGACACCAACCACACCAAACTGGTGGTCACCATCCATGACTTGATTTTCCTGCGATTCCCGGAGCTGTACCCCACCGTTGACCGCTACATTTACAAGAAGAAGTTCAAGGCGGCCTGTGACGCGGCGCACCAGATAGTGGCCATTAGTGTGCAGACGGCCCAGGACCTGCAGGAATTCTTCGGGGTGCCGCAGGAGAAGATACAGGTCATCTACCAGGACTGCGACCCCGTTTTTCACCTGATTTCTGGAAAAGAGGCCAAAAACGCCGTCCAGCAGAAATACCAACTGCCTAGTCAGTTTATTCTGTGCGTGGGTACTTTGGAGCGCCGTAAAAACCAGTTGCACCTGCTTAAGGCCTGGCACGCCGCCGGCGCCCAGATTCCGTTGGCGTTTATTGGCCGCAAGACGGAGTATTACCAGGAGATGGAGGCGTTCATCAGCAAACACAAACTGCAGGATAAGGTGCTGTTTTTGCCCTACATTCCGTTCCAGGAACTGCCCATCATTTACCAACTGGCCACGCTGTTTGTATATCCTTCTGTGTTTGAGGGCTTCGGGATTCCTATTGTGGAAGCCTTGAACAGCGGCGTACCTGTGATTACCTCTACCGGCTCCTGTTTTTCAGAAGCAGGTGGTGCCTCTTCTAAGTATGTGTCCCCTACAGATGTAGAAGCACTTTCACAGGCTATTCAAGAGGTGTTGGGCAATACAGACCTACAGAAAGAAATGGTGCAGCACGGCTTGGAGCATGCGCAGACGTTCAGGCCTGAGGTGACCATTCCGCAACTGCACGGCGTGTATGAGCAGGTGCTTGGTTGTTAA
- a CDS encoding DUF6438 domain-containing protein → MKNTFCFLLLFLPLSGCKSSVEPEQIKFGASICFGSCPVFTMDIKRDGTATYNAILYNDVKGQYETVVKKPQLDSLFILVNKADILSLNNEYEIESTDHPTYHLNVKLKDGQVKAIIDYGPSGPDELQEVYDFIFILRKSQDWKESKLIDTTEPWPKY, encoded by the coding sequence ATGAAAAACACTTTCTGCTTCTTACTGCTGTTCCTCCCGCTTTCTGGTTGTAAATCTTCTGTAGAACCGGAGCAGATTAAGTTTGGGGCAAGTATTTGTTTCGGGTCATGCCCTGTTTTTACAATGGACATCAAAAGGGATGGAACCGCAACCTATAATGCCATACTGTATAATGATGTAAAAGGACAGTATGAGACGGTAGTAAAAAAACCTCAATTGGACAGTTTGTTTATTCTTGTAAATAAGGCTGATATCCTTTCTTTAAATAATGAATATGAGATAGAGTCCACAGACCACCCAACGTATCATTTAAATGTTAAACTAAAGGATGGTCAGGTAAAGGCAATAATCGACTATGGGCCAAGTGGTCCCGATGAATTACAAGAGGTGTACGATTTTATATTTATTTTAAGGAAATCGCAGGATTGGAAAGAAAGTAAATTAATTGATACCACTGAGCCATGGCCAAAGTACTAA
- a CDS encoding GNAT family N-acetyltransferase produces MHLLNPNVPPIDTISPSDYQELTAVWEASVRATHHFLEEKDIQFFKPLILNEFLAQLEVRCVRENSKILGFVGIADGKVEMLFLHPDARGKGIGKQLLRYAISELNATEVDVNEQNDKAVGFYLHNGFVVESRSELDGMGKPFPLLHMGLKK; encoded by the coding sequence ATGCATCTCCTGAACCCCAACGTACCCCCAATAGACACTATCTCACCTTCTGACTATCAAGAACTTACTGCCGTCTGGGAAGCCTCTGTGCGCGCCACCCATCATTTTCTGGAAGAAAAGGACATCCAGTTCTTCAAGCCGCTTATCCTAAACGAGTTTCTAGCGCAGTTGGAAGTACGCTGTGTGCGGGAGAATAGCAAAATCTTAGGCTTCGTGGGTATAGCCGACGGGAAGGTAGAAATGTTGTTTCTGCACCCAGATGCCAGGGGAAAAGGCATTGGCAAACAACTGCTCCGCTACGCCATTTCAGAATTGAACGCCACCGAAGTAGACGTGAACGAGCAAAACGACAAAGCCGTGGGCTTTTACCTGCACAACGGGTTTGTAGTTGAAAGTCGCTCAGAACTAGATGGCATGGGCAAGCCGTTTCCTTTATTGCATATGGGGTTGAAGAAGTAG
- a CDS encoding DUF2254 domain-containing protein — protein sequence MKERLRTYARRFYTRLVSSIAFYPAVIALAFLLISYLMLNIDFSEYGKSLKSRWDFLTLKDASTARTITATIAAGILSLTVFSFSMVMILLNQAASNMSNRVLDSMIGNRFQQWVLGFYIGTIVYALFLLSTIRDIDSGVLVPALSVYLLIFLTVADIFLFIYFLHYITQSVKYDVIIDRIHKQTMQKLEENRPAAGKAFPRAVPSLMPVHDVKAEASGYFQGFNQKALVNLCARHGWQVSFLFPAASYVLAGVPFMQVHAHQPITEEQEKDLRLLVDFYRGEAIQIDAYYGFKQLVEVALKALSPGVNDPGTAVLSLQVLLDLLSYKASHPAASVIADDQSEARIFQRLKTFEETFEETLLPIWDYGQNDRILQLEMKKLLRQLQDQTAGHENNACILSLLNRVEEKVQEKA from the coding sequence ATGAAGGAACGATTACGCACGTACGCCCGCCGCTTTTACACCCGGCTAGTGTCCAGCATAGCTTTTTACCCGGCGGTGATTGCGTTGGCGTTTTTGCTCATCTCTTACCTCATGCTCAACATTGACTTCTCTGAGTACGGAAAATCTTTGAAAAGCCGCTGGGATTTTCTTACCCTAAAGGACGCTAGCACCGCCCGTACCATTACGGCCACCATTGCGGCCGGTATTCTGTCGCTCACGGTGTTCAGCTTCTCCATGGTGATGATTCTGCTCAACCAGGCGGCCTCCAACATGAGCAACCGCGTGCTGGACAGCATGATTGGCAACCGGTTTCAGCAGTGGGTGCTGGGCTTTTACATTGGTACCATCGTCTACGCGTTGTTTTTGCTGAGCACTATCCGGGACATTGACTCTGGCGTGCTGGTGCCGGCGCTGAGCGTGTACCTGCTAATTTTCCTGACGGTGGCAGACATCTTTCTGTTTATCTATTTTCTGCATTACATCACGCAGTCGGTCAAGTATGATGTCATCATTGACCGCATCCATAAGCAGACTATGCAAAAGTTAGAGGAAAACCGGCCTGCAGCAGGAAAGGCATTCCCCCGAGCTGTTCCCTCCCTCATGCCCGTCCATGACGTAAAGGCAGAAGCCTCAGGCTATTTTCAAGGGTTCAATCAGAAGGCGTTGGTAAACTTGTGCGCCCGTCATGGGTGGCAGGTGTCCTTCCTTTTTCCGGCGGCCAGCTATGTGTTGGCAGGCGTGCCCTTTATGCAGGTGCACGCACACCAGCCCATCACAGAAGAACAGGAAAAGGATCTCAGGCTGTTGGTTGATTTTTACAGAGGAGAGGCTATTCAGATAGACGCGTACTATGGGTTTAAGCAGCTGGTAGAAGTAGCCTTGAAAGCCTTGAGCCCCGGCGTCAACGATCCTGGCACGGCGGTGCTCAGCTTGCAGGTGCTGCTAGACCTGCTGTCCTATAAAGCGAGCCACCCGGCAGCATCCGTCATAGCCGATGACCAAAGCGAAGCTCGCATATTCCAGCGGCTGAAGACCTTTGAAGAGACTTTTGAAGAAACCCTGCTCCCCATCTGGGACTATGGCCAGAACGACCGGATTCTACAACTAGAAATGAAGAAGCTGTTGCGGCAACTGCAAGACCAAACCGCCGGCCATGAAAACAACGCTTGTATTCTCTCTCTGTTAAACCGGGTAGAGGAGAAGGTGCAGGAGAAAGCGTAG
- a CDS encoding M16 family metallopeptidase produces MTKLPDYHIHTLPNGIRVLHKQVPHTKIAHCGFMMDIGSRDELPHELGLAHFWEHMAFKGTQKRKSFHILNRLESVGGELNAYTTKEKISFYASVLENHFEKAFELLTDITFNSTFPGKEIEKERGVILEEMAMYLDTPEDAIIDEFDSVVFKDHSLGNNILGTRESVSGFQREDFQAFIKRNLSTDKLVFCSVSNWPFEKVLKLANKYLGDIPTQTRNRERTPFTGYQAQTLVSEKPIQQAHCIIGCPAYSLLDPRRLTFFTLVNILGGPGMNSRLNMGVREKYGLVYSIDANYSTYVDTGMFGIYFGTEKKQLKRTVGLVLKELKQLREKPMGSVQLHTAKQQLMGQLAMAEESNMGLMMMMGKSILDLDTIETLNEIFDQIKKIEAKDLLDIANDTFREDNLSFLQYIPN; encoded by the coding sequence TTGACCAAGCTACCTGATTACCATATTCATACCTTACCCAACGGCATACGCGTGTTGCACAAGCAGGTGCCGCATACCAAGATTGCCCACTGTGGCTTTATGATGGACATCGGTTCCCGTGACGAGCTGCCCCATGAACTGGGACTGGCGCATTTCTGGGAACACATGGCCTTTAAAGGCACCCAAAAACGGAAGTCGTTCCATATCCTTAACCGCCTGGAGAGCGTGGGCGGCGAACTGAACGCCTACACCACCAAAGAGAAGATCAGCTTCTACGCCTCGGTGCTGGAGAACCACTTTGAGAAGGCCTTTGAACTGCTCACAGACATCACGTTTAACTCTACTTTTCCGGGCAAGGAGATTGAGAAAGAGCGCGGCGTGATTCTGGAGGAGATGGCCATGTACCTGGACACCCCTGAAGACGCCATCATTGACGAGTTTGACTCTGTGGTATTCAAAGACCACTCGCTAGGCAACAATATTCTAGGCACAAGAGAAAGCGTGAGCGGTTTCCAGCGCGAAGACTTCCAGGCCTTCATCAAACGCAACCTGAGCACCGATAAACTGGTGTTCTGCTCGGTGAGTAACTGGCCGTTTGAGAAGGTCCTGAAACTGGCCAACAAATACTTAGGCGACATCCCTACCCAGACCAGAAACCGCGAGCGCACACCGTTTACCGGCTATCAGGCCCAGACGCTGGTTTCTGAAAAGCCTATCCAGCAGGCGCACTGCATCATCGGTTGTCCGGCTTACTCCTTACTGGACCCGCGCCGCCTGACCTTCTTCACGCTGGTGAACATTCTGGGCGGTCCCGGCATGAACTCCCGCCTGAACATGGGCGTGCGCGAAAAATACGGCCTGGTCTACTCCATTGACGCCAACTACTCTACCTACGTGGATACCGGCATGTTCGGGATATACTTCGGGACGGAGAAGAAACAGTTGAAGCGCACCGTTGGCTTAGTTTTGAAAGAGCTGAAACAGTTGCGTGAGAAACCCATGGGCTCTGTACAGTTGCATACGGCCAAGCAACAATTGATGGGACAGCTGGCCATGGCCGAGGAAAGCAACATGGGCCTCATGATGATGATGGGCAAGAGCATTCTGGACCTGGACACCATTGAGACCCTTAACGAAATCTTCGACCAAATCAAGAAGATTGAAGCCAAGGACCTGCTGGACATCGCCAATGACACGTTCCGGGAAGACAACCTGAGCTTCTTGCAATACATACCTAATTAA
- a CDS encoding O-methyltransferase, which yields MDFLDPDLQAYAEAHTSPESDLLRKLNRETHLNVMKPRMLSGHLQGRVLAMISQMLRPQRILEIGTYTGYSALCLAEGLAEDGVLHTIDVNDELEDMVRSYIAQAGLEEKIQMHIGQAADVIPKLKETWDLVFIDADKKSNALYYEMVLDKVRPGGFILADNVLWSGKVVEKFRPKLDKDTEMVLDFNQLVYQDPRVENLLLPIRDGILVARKK from the coding sequence ATGGATTTTTTGGACCCAGACTTGCAAGCCTACGCCGAGGCGCACACTTCGCCAGAATCTGACCTGTTGCGCAAGCTTAATCGCGAGACGCACTTGAACGTCATGAAACCGCGCATGCTATCGGGGCACTTGCAGGGACGGGTGCTGGCTATGATTTCACAGATGCTACGGCCACAACGAATTCTCGAGATTGGCACCTATACTGGCTACTCGGCGCTTTGCTTAGCCGAAGGTTTAGCAGAGGATGGCGTGTTACACACCATTGACGTGAATGATGAGCTGGAGGATATGGTGCGCAGTTACATCGCTCAGGCTGGCTTGGAAGAGAAGATTCAGATGCATATTGGGCAGGCGGCAGATGTGATTCCAAAGCTGAAAGAAACCTGGGATTTGGTCTTCATTGACGCTGATAAGAAAAGCAATGCGCTGTACTATGAAATGGTGTTGGACAAAGTAAGGCCGGGCGGTTTCATTCTGGCAGACAACGTGTTATGGAGCGGCAAGGTGGTAGAGAAGTTCAGGCCTAAGCTGGACAAGGACACCGAGATGGTCCTGGATTTCAATCAGTTGGTGTATCAAGACCCGCGCGTAGAGAACCTGCTCTTGCCCATTAGAGACGGCATTTTGGTAGCCCGCAAAAAGTAA
- a CDS encoding LysM peptidoglycan-binding domain-containing protein, producing the protein MRKLFPLLLLCLFTLAAQAQNPIVPYTIHFADMRLTIKEDARVEIQKIVDGLVKHPGYFQKKVELADAYFPHIEQAFKQENLPLDFKYLALQESGLVSDAVSTSNAVGFWQFKETSATELGVRVNSQVDERKHIIESSRGAAKYLHRSNNYYKNWFNTLLSYYQGLTGTKALTKTSDIGVKEMDVTSQTNRYLLTFLAHKVAYENAIGRNPKPTLALQPMKVSSGQSLTEIAMAAQVEAGQLEQYNKWLLASTVPADKDYYVMVPVFNGSATTGVLAQDNQRSGPLQKLKDLTESITGRESKEELEAKVAGRRAQFTQTNGLKAIIAQVGDTKDVLALQAHMPTRRFLRYNDMRSFDEIVPGRTYYLQAKRSKSDTDYHVARTGETMHDVSQKYGMKLSNLLRKNRMKKNEALLVGRVLWLQQNRPSNIPVEIRHLNEDVAPTVVSTATPAQKPATTVIPARPQEGAITVMVEDTLGMTAVVKGDAPAPKPAPVDSVVVTTTVTTNAVLYPTKQMGADANKPERPIEVKSPEVNGREVLTSATTTTTTSAVPAKPTAPVNSASFHVVQKGETLYSISKLYNVSMENLQTWNHLNGGPLSVGKELSLKGPISAEAAAKSSPVMTASEAKAAAREHVVVAGETLYSISRKYGITIQNLLEWNNLTDNSPVSIGQKLVVIGPSEEVTAVETKPAATVAPLVEPVKTASGTITHKVAAGESMYQISRKYGVTIKEIMEWNNKADFNVSLGENLTIKPKVASN; encoded by the coding sequence ATGAGAAAACTATTCCCTCTCCTTCTGCTTTGCCTTTTCACGCTGGCGGCGCAAGCCCAAAACCCCATCGTCCCTTACACTATCCATTTCGCAGACATGCGCCTGACCATCAAGGAAGACGCGCGCGTGGAGATTCAGAAGATTGTGGACGGCTTGGTCAAACACCCGGGGTACTTCCAGAAGAAGGTAGAACTGGCTGACGCGTATTTCCCGCACATTGAGCAGGCCTTCAAACAAGAGAACCTGCCCCTTGATTTTAAATACCTGGCCCTGCAAGAGAGCGGCTTAGTGTCTGATGCCGTGTCCACGTCCAATGCCGTGGGTTTCTGGCAGTTCAAAGAAACTTCAGCTACAGAGCTAGGTGTGCGCGTGAACTCGCAAGTAGATGAGCGCAAGCACATCATTGAGTCCAGCCGAGGCGCCGCCAAATACCTGCACCGCAGTAACAACTACTACAAGAACTGGTTTAACACCCTCCTCTCCTACTACCAAGGCCTGACCGGCACCAAAGCCCTCACCAAAACCTCAGACATTGGGGTGAAGGAAATGGACGTGACTTCACAGACCAACCGCTATTTATTGACGTTTTTGGCGCATAAAGTGGCCTATGAGAACGCCATCGGCAGAAACCCGAAGCCAACCTTGGCGCTTCAGCCCATGAAGGTTTCCTCGGGCCAGAGCCTCACCGAGATTGCCATGGCCGCCCAGGTAGAAGCTGGTCAACTAGAGCAATACAACAAGTGGCTTCTGGCCTCTACCGTACCCGCTGACAAAGACTACTACGTGATGGTGCCCGTGTTCAATGGCTCAGCCACTACAGGCGTGCTGGCGCAGGACAACCAAAGAAGCGGACCATTGCAGAAGCTGAAGGATTTAACCGAGTCCATTACCGGCAGAGAAAGTAAGGAAGAACTGGAAGCCAAAGTAGCTGGGCGTCGCGCGCAGTTCACCCAAACCAACGGCCTCAAAGCCATCATCGCGCAGGTAGGTGACACCAAAGACGTGCTGGCCTTGCAAGCGCACATGCCAACCCGCCGCTTCTTGCGGTACAATGACATGCGCAGTTTTGACGAGATTGTGCCGGGCCGCACCTATTACCTGCAAGCCAAGCGCAGCAAGTCAGACACAGACTACCACGTGGCCCGCACCGGCGAAACCATGCATGATGTGTCCCAGAAATACGGCATGAAGCTCAGCAACCTGTTGCGCAAAAATCGCATGAAAAAGAACGAAGCCCTTTTGGTGGGCCGCGTGCTTTGGTTACAGCAGAATCGTCCAAGCAACATTCCAGTTGAAATCAGACATTTGAACGAAGACGTGGCGCCAACAGTGGTTTCCACAGCAACTCCTGCCCAAAAGCCTGCCACCACGGTTATACCAGCCAGGCCGCAGGAAGGTGCCATAACGGTAATGGTAGAAGATACCTTGGGCATGACGGCCGTAGTGAAGGGCGATGCTCCTGCACCCAAGCCAGCACCCGTAGACAGTGTAGTAGTCACCACCACGGTGACCACCAATGCCGTGTTGTACCCCACCAAACAAATGGGAGCAGACGCGAACAAACCAGAAAGACCAATAGAGGTAAAATCACCAGAGGTGAACGGCAGAGAAGTTTTGACGTCTGCTACTACCACCACTACTACATCTGCAGTTCCAGCTAAACCAACAGCACCGGTAAACAGCGCCTCTTTTCACGTGGTACAGAAAGGCGAGACGCTGTATTCCATCTCTAAGCTGTACAACGTGTCCATGGAGAACCTGCAGACTTGGAACCACCTGAACGGCGGGCCATTATCCGTGGGCAAGGAATTGTCGTTGAAAGGACCTATCTCTGCGGAGGCCGCTGCAAAATCCTCTCCCGTGATGACTGCCTCTGAAGCCAAAGCCGCCGCCCGTGAACACGTAGTAGTAGCCGGCGAAACCCTCTACTCCATCTCCCGCAAATACGGCATCACCATCCAGAACCTGTTAGAGTGGAACAACCTAACAGACAACAGCCCGGTGTCCATCGGGCAGAAGTTGGTGGTAATAGGTCCCTCAGAAGAAGTGACTGCGGTAGAAACCAAGCCAGCTGCAACAGTTGCTCCTCTTGTAGAACCGGTAAAAACTGCCAGTGGCACCATTACCCACAAAGTAGCCGCCGGCGAGTCCATGTACCAGATTTCGCGCAAGTACGGCGTAACCATCAAAGAAATCATGGAATGGAACAACAAAGCTGATTTTAACGTGAGCCTGGGTGAGAACCTGACTATTAAGCCGAAGGTAGCATCCAACTAA
- a CDS encoding MFS transporter: MAESISNVPHSKIKEMFRALQYRNYRLFFAGQGVSLIGTWMQQVAMSWLVYRLTDSVFLLGMVSFANQIPSFLLGPFAGVISDKFNRHRVLLVTQFLLLLQASLLAYLVLTDAITITHILVLGAFAGIVNAFDMSARQSLVVHLVDRREDVSNAIALNSSMFNMARLVGPSVAGALIATVGEGICFLINALSYLAVLSSLFLLRLPPMTRSLDKENVFKSLGEGFSYAFGFAPIRTILLLIASLSLFGMPFSVLMPVFARDVLHGDASTLGLLMGASGVGALCAALYLASRKTVLGLGKVIVGASVLFGVGLIFFSFSQTLLLSLVCIFFTGLGMILQMASSNTLLQTIVDDDKRGRVMSFYSMAFMGMAPIGSLLAGWAAEKYGVHYTLMACGIICLLTILPFALMLPKLRLLVHPIYQRLGILPEIAIGLRSASQLATPPQQDKV, from the coding sequence ATGGCAGAAAGTATCTCCAACGTCCCGCATTCTAAGATCAAGGAAATGTTCAGGGCCTTGCAATACCGCAATTACCGCTTGTTTTTTGCCGGGCAGGGCGTTTCTCTTATTGGTACCTGGATGCAGCAGGTGGCCATGAGCTGGCTGGTGTACCGCCTCACAGATTCTGTTTTTCTGCTGGGCATGGTCAGTTTTGCCAACCAGATTCCTTCTTTCTTGCTGGGTCCGTTTGCGGGCGTCATTTCTGACAAGTTTAACCGGCACCGCGTGTTGTTGGTCACCCAGTTCCTGTTGTTACTGCAAGCCAGCCTTCTGGCCTATCTGGTGCTTACAGATGCCATCACCATCACGCACATTCTGGTGCTGGGCGCGTTTGCCGGCATTGTGAACGCCTTTGACATGAGCGCGCGCCAATCTTTAGTGGTGCACCTGGTAGACCGCCGCGAAGACGTGAGCAACGCCATTGCGCTCAACTCTTCCATGTTTAACATGGCGCGGCTGGTGGGACCGTCGGTGGCGGGGGCGCTCATTGCCACCGTGGGCGAGGGTATCTGCTTTCTCATCAACGCACTCAGTTACCTGGCTGTGCTAAGTTCCTTGTTTCTGCTGCGGCTGCCGCCCATGACCAGGTCTCTGGACAAGGAAAACGTGTTCAAGTCTTTGGGCGAAGGCTTTTCATACGCCTTCGGGTTTGCACCCATCAGGACCATCCTGCTGTTGATAGCCTCTTTGAGCTTGTTTGGGATGCCGTTTAGTGTCTTGATGCCCGTTTTTGCGCGGGATGTCTTGCACGGCGATGCCAGCACCCTGGGCCTGCTCATGGGCGCGTCTGGGGTGGGGGCGTTGTGTGCCGCCTTGTACCTGGCCTCCCGAAAGACGGTGCTGGGCCTGGGCAAAGTCATTGTGGGTGCGTCTGTCTTGTTTGGCGTGGGCCTCATTTTCTTTTCCTTCTCACAAACGCTTCTGCTTTCCCTGGTCTGTATTTTCTTCACGGGCCTGGGCATGATTCTACAGATGGCGTCCAGCAACACGTTGTTACAAACCATTGTAGACGATGACAAGCGCGGCCGGGTCATGAGTTTTTACTCCATGGCGTTCATGGGCATGGCGCCCATTGGCAGTTTGTTGGCCGGCTGGGCCGCCGAAAAGTACGGAGTCCATTACACGCTCATGGCCTGCGGGATCATCTGCCTGCTAACCATTCTGCCCTTCGCCCTGATGCTGCCTAAACTGCGCTTGTTGGTACATCCCATTTATCAACGGCTAGGCATTTTGCCCGAAATTGCCATCGGGTTACGGTCTGCGTCCCAGCTGGCTACCCCTCCGCAGCAGGATAAGGTGTAA